One Siniperca chuatsi isolate FFG_IHB_CAS linkage group LG8, ASM2008510v1, whole genome shotgun sequence DNA segment encodes these proteins:
- the LOC122880569 gene encoding uncharacterized protein LOC122880569, giving the protein MDGEMWCYQKPGFAALLLAELQRQQQCNQLCDTVLKTEGVSVPAHSCILSAISPHISSALSSTPPPPAGQSRLLEFRALGACTLLHLVRLLYSGEMAGEGEKEKQKAISAAAKLGIHGLVEVTKRDRKSGNEEGEGRHTDVGVQTEPLMPEENEGRQGRWRREVRDGSTFLWKETLSDGEKDTWTQTEELQVNTAPPSHPAASFETIDMAAFQSLGQTDRHLLPPQIPYVPISLIYPPDENQTHQLSSAPVWQESTAAGDTSVAVVAPPCTSAPPSLLTFSSQETLGAADPQGWWAGPEGAAREDDQFEQFQGNIPGYISYFLNPNKEEGSRRGQARRRQGAGVGGARRAGTGEKRARRPRARTGGRGRRGLMQTVDVQEVGVSRLQKLFLQRWGMRASRPGQGGGAVGRKLHLKTRELLKPAKSHRRRGRGKVWEFSQSGDLLPYSEGGGGNTQRGRRNTTQQFNQDGLPVGRAKRSRAKPTTSVSISSPPMQFYNVHNLSASSPSLQPSPPPGLLSPTASHVSPASSLLQTTSLPPTAPPPHEEQPEHFDRLLEEVMMGLDILPNNNNGGPHSQPPLSTSSSRYTYASSGNTLAYNKQPGCTTGTLEAGPSFHGPTQVVAVSRGAGGSSSANSEVPLLQQKGERELNEMLEHFLQSFEQHVDSFSAREEVEMGGQSCTEASQPYTVLNKYRKTNTPTTSSQRTELQQNDEAETPSRRSRPRQVSARSAVPPKHTKGTPGEVRAPTKPQKKRRQNQYLITSEKKSVRVRKPVSLSDAKTKIVHDRGDKQLQQMPVVKLERNGLLPVRLTLQGHSCQSLEVKSPAKTKTSSVKYPRGSLSDKTDKTVSWSTKKYPIRSRFREAHMDSMPFLVEPLPDKQPPSAGQRARRRGRTKKNGQLLSLTNGESSTPPIQPQPVDEQLERHEEELTVQPQEEAEGPTRRGMKRGAESEEETSDGATMAKRAFFEQMAQPTSETCIPSTEAADFVSEPATTEIEDVIDVETVSLTSVRDFLQREEQKPVWSEIKLRETEESLMDEEKKSSSNEIIDVDGDVEDDCHKEAEKGRRQSRTTLSHFVKVNSFVSPPSHSAEEVSLGTTGSWEEDEVIDVIGDSSPVPDPVIISWTESSEGEEEEGDEDVDVVGEKIDCASSAIFITKSKGELVNRKYQTEMLLH; this is encoded by the exons A TGGATGGGGAGATGTGGTGCTACCAGAAACCGGGGTTTGCAGCCCTCCTCCTCgctgagctgcagagacagCAACAGTGCAACCAGTTGTGTGACACTGTGCTCAAGACAGAAG GTGTATCGGTGCCAGCACACAGTTGTATTCTCTCAGCTATCAGCCCCCACATCTCCTCCGCTCTGTCCTCCACGCCGCCGCCCCCTGCAGGACAGAGCCGTCTCTTGGAGTTTCGGGCTCTCGGCGCTTGCACCCTGCTCCACCTGGTCAGGCTGCTGTACTCTGGAGAGATGGCaggggagggggagaaggagaagCAAAAGGCAATTTCTGCTGCAGCCAAGCTGGGCATCCACGGGCTGGTGGAGGTCACAAAAAGAGATCGTAAAAGCGGAAATGAGGAAGGAGAAGGCCGGCATACAGACGTAGGAGTGCAGACGGAGCCACTGATGCCTGAGGAGAATGAGGGGAGACAGGGCAGGTGGAGGAGAGAAGTGAGGGATGGGAGCACCTTTCTGTGGAAAGAGACACTGTCAGATGGTGAAAAAGACACATGGACTCAGACAGAGGAGCTGCAGGTAAACACAGCTCCCCCTTCTCACCCAGCAGCCTCCTTTGAGACCATTGATATGGCTGCTTTCCAGAGTTTAGGACAGACAGACCGCCATCTTCTTCCCCCTCAAATTCCCTACGTCCCTATATCCCTCATCTACCCACCAGatgaaaatcaaacacaccAACTTTCCTCTGCTCCCGTGTGGCAAGAATCCACAGCAGCTGGGGACACATCTGTTGCTGTTGTGGCACCACCGTGCACCTCCGCCCCCCCGTCCCTCCTTACTTTTTCCAGCCAAGAGACCCTAGGTGCTGCTGACCCTCAGGGCTGGTGGGCTGGCCCTGAAGgagcagccagagaggacgatcAGTTTGAGCAGTTTCAAGGCAACATCCCAGGATACATCAGCTACTTCCTGAACCCGAACAAGGAGGAGGGCTCCCGCAGAGGGCAAGCAAGGAGGAGGCAGGGAGCAGGAGTGGGAGGTGCCAGGAGAGCCGGGACTGGTGAGAAAAGAGCCAGGAGACCACGAGCAAGaacaggagggagggggagaagagGGTTAATGCAGACAGTGGATGTGCAGGAAGTGGGGGTGAGCAGGCTGCAGAAGCTGTTCCTGCAGAGGTGGGGGATGAGGGCGTCCAGGCCGGGTCAGGGCGGAGGAGCTGTAGGCAGGAAGTTGCACCTGAAGACCAGAGAGCTTCTGAAGCCAGCCAAGAGTCATAGGAGAAGAGGGCGCGGCAAAGTGTGGGAGTTCAGCCAGAGTGGAGACCTGCTGCCGTAcagtgagggaggaggaggtaaCACGCAGCGCGGGCGGAGGAATACAACACAACAGTTTAACCAG GATGGTCTCCCTGTTGGCAGGGCTAAGAGGTCAAGGGCCAAACCAACAACATCAGTTTCCATTTCTTCTCCTCCCATGCAATTCTACAATGTTCATAACTTATCTGCCTCCAGCCCCTCCCTCCAGCCTTCTCCACCCCCGGGCCTGCTGTCACCCACAGCCTCCCACGTGTCTCCAGCATCGTCCCTCCTCCAGACgacctccctccctcctacGGCCCCTCCACCTCATGAGGAACAGCCAGAACACTTTGATCGTCTACTGGAAGAAGTGATGATGGGCCTCGACATTTtaccaaacaacaacaacggTGGTCCACATTCTCAGCCTCCTCTTTCAACCAGTAGCAGCCGTTATACCTATGCCTCCTCTGGCAATACTTTGGCCTATAACAAACAACCAGGCTGTACCACTGGGACCCTGGAAGCAGGTCCAAGTTTCCATGGGCCCACACAGGTTGTTGCTGTATCAAGAGGAGCTGGCGGCTCCAGCTCTGCAAACAGTGAGGTGCCCCTTCTGCAgcagaagggagagagagagctgaatGAAATGCTGGAGCATTTCCTACAGTCCTTTGAGCAGCACGTTGACAGCTTCTCTGCCAGGGAAGAGGTGGAGATGGGTGGTCAGAGCTGCACAGAGGCTAGCCAGCCTTACACTGTCctgaataaatacagaaaaaccaACACCCCGACCACAAGCTCTCAAAGAACTGAACTGCAACAGAATGATGAAGCTGAAACACCGTCGAGACGTTCACGGCCACGCCAGGTTTCTGCTCGCAGTGCCGTTCCACCCAAACATACTAAGGGAACACCGGGGGAAGTCAGAGCGCCGACCAAACCACAGAAAAAGAGACGACAAAATCAGTATCTGATCACGTCGGAGAAAAAGAGTGTGAGGGTGAGGAAGCCAGTGTCATTGAGTGACGCAAAGACCAAAATTGTTCATGACCGAGGAGACAAGCAGCTACAGCAGATGCCTGTGGTGAAACTGGAGAGGAATGGCCTGCTGCCAGTCAGACTTACACTGCAGGGACACAGCTGTCAGAGTCTGGAAGTCAAG aGTCCTGCCAAAACAAAGACCAGTTCAGTGAAATACCCACGTGGCAGCTTGTCTGACAAGACTGACAAGACAGTCTCCTGGAGCACAAAGAAGTACCCAATCAGGAGTAGGTTTAGGGAAGCACATATG gaCAGTATGCCCTTTCTTGTGGAGCCACTTCCAGACAAACAGCCACCCTCAGCAGGACAACGAGCTCGCAGGCGAGGCAGGACCAAGAAAAACGGACAACTTCTCAGTTTAACTAATGGTGAAAGTTCAACCCCACCAATTCAGCCACAGCCTGTGGATGAACAACTAGAGAGACATGAAGAAGAATTGACTGTCCAGCcacaggaagaggcagagggaCCTACAAGGAGGGGAATGAAGAGGGGAgcagagtcagaggaggagacaagtGATGGTGCCACTATGGCCAAGAGAGCTTTCTTTGAGCAAATGGCACAGCCGACCTCTGAAACATGCATACCAAGCACCGAAGCTGCAGACTTTGTCTCTGAACCCGCAACCACAGAAATAGAGGACGTAATCGATGTGGAAACTGTTTCGCTGACCAGTGTTAGAGATTTTTTACAAAGAGAAGAACAAAAACCAGTGTGGAGTGAAATCAAACTCAGAGAAACTGAGGAAAGTTTGATggatgaagagaagaagagcagcagTAATGAGATAATCGATGTGGATGGAGATGTGGAAGATGACTGCcacaaagaggcagaaaaaggcCGCCGCCAAAGCAGAACAACTCTGTCACATTTTGTTAAAGTGAACTCTTTTGTTTCACCTCCTTCGCATTCAGCTGAAGAGGTCAGTCTGGGGACGACAGGAAGCTGGGAAGAGGACGAGGTCATTGACGTGATTGGAGATTCTAGTCCTGTCCCTGATCCGGTGATCATCAGCTGGACAGAGTCTTCAGAGGgcgaggaagaggaaggagacgAGGATGTTGATGTTGTCGGAGAAAAGATAGACTGCGCTTCATCAGCGATCTTCATTACTAAGAGTAAAGGTGAGCTTGTTAACAGAAAATATCAGACTGAGATGCTCTTACATTAG
- the cryba1l1 gene encoding crystallin, beta A1, like 1, protein MYRTTRSPMMQPLINSGMGMAPFFKVTVFEQEHFQGKCLEFTSECCNIQECGLDNIRSIRVESGAWVGFEHHDFQGQQFILERGEYPHWDAYSGSLSYHVERLMSLRPIYCASHQSSRMIIFERENFMGRSVEICDDYPSLQAMGWMMPEVGSMHVQCGAFVCYQHPGYRGQQYIMECERHSGDYQHWRNWGSHCQTPQIQSIRRIQH, encoded by the exons ATGTACAGAACTACAAGGTCCCCAATGATGCAGCCGCTGATCAACTCAGGAATGGGCATGGCTCCTTTCTtcaag GTGACTGTGTTTGAGCAGGAGCATTTCCAGGGCAAGTGCCTGGAGTTCACCTCCGAGTGCTGCAACATTCAGGAGTGTGGACTGGACAACATCCGCTCCATCAGGGTGGAGAGCGGAGC CTGGGTGGGTTTTGAGCACCATGACTTCCAGGGCCAGCAGTTCATCCTGGAGAGAGGAGAGTACCCCCACTGGGACGCTTACAGTGGTTCCCTCTCCTACCACGTGGAGCGCCTCATGTCTCTGCGCCCCATCTACTGCGCC TCCCACCAGAGCAGTCGCATGATCATCTTTGAGAGGGAGAACTTCATGGGCCGCAGTGTGGAGATCTGCGACGACTACCCTTCTCTGCAGGCCATGGGCTGGATGATGCCTGAAGTTGGCTCCATGCACGTGCAGTGCGGCGC CTTTGTGTGCTACCAGCACCCAGGCTACAGGGGCCAGCAGTACATCATGGAGTGTGAGAGACACAGTGGAGACTACCAGCACTGGAGGAACTGGGGCTCCCACTGTCAGACCCCCCAGATCCAGTCCATCAGGCGCATCCAGCACTGA